A region from the Malus domestica chromosome 07, GDT2T_hap1 genome encodes:
- the LOC103439366 gene encoding exportin-2: protein MEWKPETLQHLSQCFLHTLSPSPEPRRRAEASLSEASLHPNYGLAVLRLVAEPTVDDQIRQAASVNFKNHLKARWAPNSSSDETPIPDAEKEQIKGLIVSLMLSATPKIQGQLSEALVLIGKHDFPKLWPALLPELISSLRTASLAGDYASINGILSTANSIFKKFRYQYKTNDLLLDLKYCLDNFAAPLLEIFIKTANLIESAANSGGPAVLKPLFESQRLCCRIFYSLNFQELPEFFEDHMNEWMTEMKKYLTTSYPVLESSADGLALVDELRAAVCENINLYMEKNEEEFQTYLNDFALAVWHLLGNVSQVSSRDQLAVTAIKFLTTVSTSVHHNLFSAEGVIPQICQGIVIPNVRLREEDNELFDMNYIEFIRRDMEGSDLDTRRRIACELLKGIASNYKQQVTNLVSLQIQNLLSSFATNPVANWKDKDCAIYLVVSLAIKKAGGTSVTTDLVDVQNFFGTVIVPELQSQDVNGFPMLKAGALKFFTMFRNHIPKPMALQFFPDLIRFLRAESNVVHSYAASCIEKLLMVKDEGGRARYTSADISPVLPQLMNNLFEALKVPESEENQYVMKCIMRVLGVADISHEIADPCIKGLTLILNKACENPKNPVFNHYLFESVAVLVKRACGKNASLISLFETSLFPSLQKILGEDVTEFFPYAFQLLAQLVELNNLPISPSYMHIFEILLSPDLWKKASNVPALVRLLQAFLHKAPHELNQEGRLQQVLVIFNKLVSARSTDEQGFYVLNTIIESLEYNVIATYIGGIWSALFTVLQTRQTGKFIKSLLVFMSLFLVKHSSQNLADTMNAVQGNIFQVILVQFWISNLKLITGVIETKLTAVASTRLLCESPALLDAAAVEHWGKMLDSIMTLLSRPEQDRVEDDPEMPDIAENAGYSATFVHLHNAGKREDDPLKDIRDPKEFLVNSLARLAALSPGRYPQIFSQYLDPTNQAELHRLCKFYKCLIA, encoded by the coding sequence ATGGAGTGGAAGCCCGAAACCCTACAGCACCTCTCTCAGTGCTTTCTCCACACTCTCTCTCCGTCCCCCGAACCTCGCCGCCGCGCCGAGGCTTCACTCTCCGAGGCATCCCTCCACCCCAATTACGGCCTCGCCGTCCTCCGCCTCGTTGCCGAGCCCACCGTCGATGACCAGATCCGGCAGGCCGCTTCCGTCAACTTCAAAAACCACCTCAAGGCGCGATGGGCTCCTAACTCTTCTTCCGACGAGACCCCCATCCCCGACGCTGAGAAGGAGCAGATCAAGGGACTCATCGTCTCCCTCATGCTCTCTGCGACCCCCAAAATTCAGGGGCAGCTCAGCGAAGCCCTAGTTCTCATTGGCAAGCACGATTTCCCTAAGCTGTGGCCCGCTTTGCTTCCCGAGCTTATCTCCAGCCTCCGGACGGCTTCACTCGCTGGAGACTACGCCTCCATTAACGGTATTCTCAGCACTGCCAACTCCATTTTTAAGAAATTTCGTTATCAGTACAAGACCAATGATCTTTTGCTTGATTTGAAATACTGTTTGGACAATTTCGCCGCACCCCTTTTGGAAATTTTCATAAAAACCGCGAATTTGATAGAGTCTGCTGCTAATTCCGGTGGGCCTGCTGTGCTTAAGCCGCTCTTTGAGTCACAGAGATTGTGCTGTAGGATTTTCTACTCATTGAATTTTCAAGAGTTGCCTGAGTTTTTTGAGGACCATATGAATGAGTGGATGACTGAGATGAAAAAGTATTTAACCACTAGTTATCCAGTACTGGAGAGCAGTGCTGATGGTCTTGCGCTGGTTGATGAATTGCGTGCAGCTGTTTGTGAGAATATTAACCTTTATATGgaaaagaatgaggaagagtTTCAGACGTACTTGAATGATTTTGCGCTTGCTGTGTGGCATTTATTGGGGAATGTGTCTCAGGTGTCGAGCCGTGATCAGTTAGCTGTTACAGCTATTAAGTTCTTGACAACAGTTAGCACAAGTGTGCATCATAATCTTTTTTCTGCAGAGGGTGTGATACCACAGATTTGTCAGGGCATTGTGATCCCTAATGTGAGATTAAGGGAGGAGGATAACGAACTATTTGACATGAACTATATTGAGTTCATCAGGAGGGATATGGAAGGTAGTGATCTCGATACTAGGAGGAGGATTGCGTGTGAACTTCTTAAAGGGATTGCTAGCAATTATAAACAACAGGTTACCAATTTGGTTTCTCTACAGATACAGAATTTGCTAAGCTCTTTTGCTACAAACCCAGTTGCGAATTGGAAGGATAAGGACTGTGCTATATACTTGGTCGTATCACTTGCTATTAAGAAGGCTGGTGGTACTTCTGTTACAACTGATCTTGTTGACGTTCAGAACTTCTTTGGGACAGTAATTGTTCCGGAATTGCAGAGTCAGGATGTCAATGGGTTTCCAATGCTCAAGGCTGGTGCACTAAAATTTTTCACTATGTTCAGGAATCATATACCAAAGCCTATGGCTTTGCAATTTTTTCCGGATTTGATTCGGTTCCTTCGTGCAGAGTCAAATGTTGTTCACTCTTATGCTGCAAGTTGTATTGAGAAACTTTTGATGGTAAAGGACGAGGGTGGAAGAGCAAGATATACTTCAGCAGATATATCTCCTGTTCTGCCACAACTGATGAACAACCTCTTTGAGGCCTTGAAGGTTCCAGAATCTGAGGAAAACCAATATGTAATGAAGTGTATTATGCGAGTTCTAGGAGTTGCAGACATATCACATGAGATTGCTGATCCTTGCATTAAAGGGTTAACATTAATACTCAACAAAGCTTGTGAAAACCCCAAGAATCCAGTATTTAACCACTATCTTTTCGAGTCAGTGGCTGTTCTTGTGAAGCGTGCATGTGGGAAGAATGCCTCTCTAATATCACTTTTTGAGACAAGCCTATTTCCCAGTCTCCAGAAGATATTGGGCGAAGATGTGACCGAGTTCTTTCCTTATGCATTTCAGTTGCTCGCTCAACTAGTTGAGCTGAATAACCTGCCTATTTCACCGTCTTACATGCATATTTTTGAGATACTTTTGTCCCCTGATTTATGGAAAAAGGCTTCTAATGTTCCAGCTCTTGTGCGTTTGCTTCAAGCATTCCTTCATAAGGCACCCCATGAGCTCAACCAAGAGGGGAGGTTGCAGCAGGTGCTTGTGATATTTAATAAGCTTGTCTCCGCTCGTAGCACAGATGAACAGGGTTTCTATGTGCTAAATACTATTATCGAGAGCCTTGAATATAATGTAATTGCAACTTATATTGGTGGCATTTGGAGTGCCCTTTTCACGGTGCTCCAAACCAGGCAAACAGGAAAGTTTATCAAGTCTCTCTTGGTTTTTATGTCACTCTTTCTGGTCAAACACAGCTCTCAAAACCTTGCAGATACAATGAACGCTGTTCAGGGAAACATATTTCAGGTCATCTTGGTGCAGTTTTGGATTTCCAATCTTAAGCTAATTACAGGAGTCATTGAGACGAAGTTGACTGCTGTTGCATCAACCAGACTTCTATGTGAATCTCCAGCCCTTCTGGATGCTGCAGCTGTTGAGCATTGGGGGAAGATGCTGGACAGCATTATGACTCTTCTTTCACGCCCTGAACAGGACAGGGTTGAAGACGATCCAGAAATGCCTGATATTGCTGAAAATGCAGGTTACTCTGCCACCTTTGTTCATCTTCACAATGCTGGGAAGAGAGAGGACGACCCACTGAAAGATATCAGGGATCCAAAAGAATTTTTGGTAAATTCATTGGCTAGGCTTGCTGCACTTTCCCCGGGCAGATACCCTCAAATCTTCAGTCAGTATCTTGACCCAACCAATCAGGCAGAACTACATCGTCTCTGCAAATTTTATAAATGCCTGATTGCTTAA